A region of the Elusimicrobiota bacterium genome:
AAAAATGGGTGAAGTGGAAACAGCGAAGCCGGAGTAAGATTGAAGGGTTCATCGGTGTTTCAAAAGTTCACCGTGGGTTAGAGCGGTTGCTGTTCAAAAATGAAGAGTTGAACATCCGACTGGGCTTACTGGCGATGAATTTATCCACAGGGTCACCTTATAGAAAGTTGCAAGTAAAAAATAATATGATAAAGAATACATTCAGAAACAAGATAAACCCAAAGAAGATTTGAGGCAACTACGGTTGTTTTGAAACAAGATATCCTGTGGCTTTGCCACAGGGTAGTTCATTAAAATCATACAACACACAAAAATATTTCTTACCCAAGCACAATCAATAACTGCACGGATACTTCCTGGACAAAATATCTCTCTGAAAACTCCAACTGGGGTAAAAGAATAAATTCTGAAATTAGATTTAAGATGTACTCAACTATTATTGACTATTTGAAATCCGAATACAACTATCATAAAATTGCCTTATGTAAAGAAACAAAATTCATCTGGCACCAACTAAAAATGAACTACCACAAAATCAACTGCAACTGTATCTGGTGAATATAATGTTAAAAGTTTAGCTGTTCATTTAAATGTTGACTCAAAAGCACACAAAATTTTTTCTTTACTTTTTGTGTTAAATATGATATAATAAAATCAAACATTAAATTTTGCATATAAGAATAGTTACACGACGAGTTTTTCAGAAATTGGAGGTTAAGCATATGCAACAAGTACTTACTAAAGAGAAGCCTACTGAACATCCATACATTGTAAGGAACTCAAAAATCTGTGGTGGAGAACCCATAATAAAAGGAACACGAACAACCGTGCGGTCAATCATTGGATACTACAAAATGGGACTTTCAATTGAAGACATTTTAGCAGGGCTTCCGCACTTAAATCCTGCTCAGGTTCATGATGCAATATCGTACTACCACATGCATCTGCAAGAAATTGAGCGATATATAAAAGAAAACAGTGAAGAATATTGTAAGAAAAAATACCCACCAAACTTGATTAATAAAACAAGAGCAAGAATATGAAGTTTTATCTAAACGAAGATATACATTTTGCACTTGCAAATGCTTTAACTTAAGTAATTGGAAGTAATACAAAATCCTTCCTAATAATGATACCTGAAGGAAAAGATTTTAACTGGATAAGTTTGTTTTTAGGGTTTTTGAGAGTTTATGGATAATTTCTGGGGCAGGGTGAGTGCGGTTTCTTTCGTAGCGGCAGATTGTAGCAACATTTAGACCAAGTTTTTTTGCAAGGTCCTCTTGAAGTAGACTGTTTTTAATTCTGAAGTATTTGAGCTTTTCAGCAAATGTTTTAGGCTCTTCTGGAAATAGGATTTTAAGTTTTGTTTCTATTAGTTCTTTTTGAGATGGTGGTTTCTGGCGCTCCTGACTTAGAGTAATTTGCCCATTCTGTATCTGCACCACATACAATGGGAATGAAATGGTAAAAAATGGTGGTGTAAGAGTGCCATCATCCCCGTTTTTTATTTTTGTCGTCGCAAAATCATTGATAAAATTAATATATTGTCATCCTCACAACACTTTCTATTCAGGAATTTATTGATGAATAAAGAACAAATTACAAAAATTGTTGAATCCGGCGAGTCAGACACAGTAGAATTAAAACAAAATTTTGATAAAGATGTCTTTGAAACTGTATGCGCATTTGCGAATACTAAAGGTGGCAATATTATTATCGGCATAAATGATAAGAAAATGGTAAAAGGTATTTAGTTGGGTAAAGAATCAATCAACAATTGGATAAACCAAATTTCACAGACAATAGAGCCAAAACCACGACTAAAAGTTGAAAAACTCTTCACCAAAGATAAACCAATTGCTATTCTGCAAATTTCTGAAAGCCAAATAAAACCTGTAAGTTTCAAAGGTAGATATTACAAACGAGTCAGTTCTACTAACCGTCAGATGAATTGGGAGGATATAACGAAACTCGTTCTTGAAAGTGTCGGAACAACCTGGGATGAAATTCAAGAAACTCGTGCAGAAATTAATGATATTGATACAGAAAAAGTTAAAAAATTTATTCAACTTTGCAATACCACAGGCCGAAGACCGGTTCCAGCCACTGAAACCCCATTAGATGTGCTAAGAAAACTTGAACTTATAAAAGACAATAAACCAACCCGTGCTGCAATTTTGTAAAATTGCTGAAGCATTTTATTATGCTGGGTATATAGAAAAATGGGGTAGAGGAACATTAAAAATAATTGATGAATGTAAGAAAATAAATTTCCCCGAACCAGAATTTATAGACGATGGTTCAAGTTTCAAAGTGATATTCAGAAAAGATATTTTGACTGAGGAATATCTCCGAAAACTCGGTTTAAACGAAAGACAAATAAAAGCTATAGTGTATGTGAAGGAGAAAGGGAAAATCACAAACAAAGAGTATCAGTTATTGATAAATACAAATCGTATAACAGCAATGAGAGATTTGCAAGACCTTGTTAAAAAAAGCATTGTTAAAATGGAAGGCACCGGTAAAAGAAACATTCAATATAGACTTTTCATTGATGCAAAAATGATGCAAAAATAGTTGAGAAAAGTATCTTGAAGCCCAATGGTAGAGGCAGGAGTGTTTGTTGTATTCTAAAAAATCTTGGCGATTAGTTGGCGTTTACTTGGCGATTTTGGTAATTATCTGGTGATTAAACAAATTGGTTATCCCGACAGAGAATTTTAGACCAACTCTCAATTTTATCTCCAAAAGAATTCGGAAACATACAAATATCCGAACAATTAAAAAAAATTTAAAATGAAATTATCAAAATCAGAGAAAAAACAGAATAGGAATATGAGAGATAATTTGTGACATAGATATGGACATCTTTTGGATCATCTTTGTTCCAATTTCCGACGGCAAGGACAACAAGAAAATTTCTTTTAAGTCCTTTAAGTTTTGATTTGAAGCGATAAGTATAAAAGCCTTTTTTCTTACCGTGTGGAGTGGATACCGTTACCCAGCGAAG
Encoded here:
- a CDS encoding ATP-binding protein, whose amino-acid sequence is MLQFCKIAEAFYYAGYIEKWGRGTLKIIDECKKINFPEPEFIDDGSSFKVIFRKDILTEEYLRKLGLNERQIKAIVYVKEKGKITNKEYQLLINTNRITAMRDLQDLVKKSIVKMEGTGKRNIQYRLFIDAKMMQK
- a CDS encoding helix-turn-helix transcriptional regulator encodes the protein MVQIQNGQITLSQERQKPPSQKELIETKLKILFPEEPKTFAEKLKYFRIKNSLLQEDLAKKLGLNVATICRYERNRTHPAPEIIHKLSKTLKTNLSS
- a CDS encoding DUF433 domain-containing protein, translated to MQQVLTKEKPTEHPYIVRNSKICGGEPIIKGTRTTVRSIIGYYKMGLSIEDILAGLPHLNPAQVHDAISYYHMHLQEIERYIKENSEEYCKKKYPPNLINKTRARI